A genomic stretch from Desulfotignum balticum DSM 7044 includes:
- a CDS encoding ADP-ribosylglycohydrolase family protein gives MNPTDIHRKMRSGVMAAFAADALALGVHWVYDVSRIKKRYGRLDHLTAPEIALFHKNRQKGDFTHYGDQMLVLLASLSHCNGFDADDFAARWQALFDHYKGYLDGATQKTLAGFQAGRSPSEAGSDSTDLGGAARMVPLALFYAHNADSFMDYAQHQTAMTHNHPLVLDTARFFAQAALETAKGTGPAAAIRSAAEHLPAGSPVPSLVDKGLASAEKETTQAISGFGQACDTTQALPGTIHLIARYPEDLETALIENIMAGGDSSARGILCGFILGIHNGLDAVPQNWLKEMTAFNQIKTLTGGM, from the coding sequence ATGAATCCAACCGACATTCATCGAAAAATGCGGTCCGGTGTCATGGCTGCGTTTGCCGCAGATGCCCTGGCCTTAGGCGTTCACTGGGTGTATGATGTATCCCGGATCAAAAAGCGGTACGGCCGCCTGGACCATCTGACCGCCCCTGAAATCGCCTTGTTTCATAAAAACAGACAAAAAGGGGATTTTACCCACTATGGGGACCAGATGCTGGTGCTGCTGGCATCATTATCTCACTGCAACGGTTTTGACGCAGACGATTTTGCGGCCCGGTGGCAGGCCCTGTTTGATCATTATAAGGGATACCTGGACGGGGCCACCCAAAAGACCCTGGCCGGTTTTCAGGCAGGCAGGTCACCCTCTGAAGCCGGATCTGATTCCACGGATCTGGGAGGAGCCGCCCGCATGGTGCCCCTGGCCCTGTTTTACGCCCACAACGCCGATTCGTTCATGGATTACGCCCAACACCAGACGGCCATGACCCACAACCATCCCCTGGTTCTGGACACGGCCCGCTTTTTTGCCCAGGCTGCCTTGGAAACGGCCAAGGGAACCGGCCCGGCCGCTGCCATCCGGTCTGCGGCAGAACATTTGCCGGCCGGATCTCCCGTCCCAAGCCTCGTGGACAAAGGCCTGGCCAGTGCTGAAAAAGAAACCACCCAGGCCATCTCCGGTTTCGGTCAGGCCTGTGACACCACCCAAGCCCTGCCCGGCACCATCCATCTGATCGCCCGGTACCCGGAAGACCTGGAAACCGCGTTGATCGAAAATATCATGGCCGGCGGTGATTCTTCAGCCAGAGGCATCCTGTGCGGCTTTATCCTGGGCATTCACAACGGACTGGACGCGGTTCCCCAAAACTGGCTGAAGGAGATGACGGCATTCAACCAAATCAAGACCCTGACCGGCGGTATGTGA
- a CDS encoding radical SAM protein has translation MLQIRDPYKTTHPETAYQTDDLSIFLNIRGNNEYAKVSYPVKYGIFSRLETREMILEFNLNHEIKHARSKTRHWLHPSEWLKRTVGNDWIYYSSGGYSGVVEAIGEYYLPNFMYATNSLLGGKPFEFPVIADLCSSWQDMMAGIPGALPDMPTPIANWLEKAKSIHGPDLEKKADHLFDISGARATVLPPDARHSDYNLIPLTIADGCLYKCRFCKVKNKKPFTPRSRTDIQQQIQALKLLYGPDLINYNALFLGEHDALCAPKDLILFAANQSHDAFGFAHSFMKTPRMYLFGSVDSLLNADMTLFDALNRLPFDTYINIGLESHDQATLDRIGKPITAEKVSLAFDRMGEINHTFPKIEMTGNFIMDDHLPPTHIQSMLDLVRDRISRPVPKGSIYLSPLRFGKPSREVLYDFYRLKTASRLPMFLYIIQRL, from the coding sequence TTGCTTCAGATCAGAGATCCTTATAAAACAACACATCCGGAAACTGCCTATCAAACCGATGACCTTTCCATTTTTCTGAATATCCGGGGAAACAATGAATATGCCAAGGTCAGTTACCCCGTGAAATACGGCATTTTTTCCCGCCTGGAAACCCGGGAGATGATACTGGAGTTCAACCTGAACCATGAAATCAAGCACGCCAGATCCAAAACCCGCCACTGGCTTCACCCATCGGAATGGCTCAAGCGGACCGTGGGAAACGACTGGATCTATTATTCCAGCGGCGGTTATTCCGGGGTAGTTGAAGCCATCGGCGAATATTATCTTCCCAATTTCATGTATGCCACCAATTCCCTTCTGGGGGGCAAACCATTTGAATTTCCCGTTATCGCAGACCTGTGTTCATCCTGGCAGGACATGATGGCCGGCATTCCCGGTGCATTGCCTGACATGCCGACCCCGATTGCAAACTGGCTTGAAAAAGCCAAATCCATCCATGGACCGGACCTGGAAAAAAAAGCGGATCATCTGTTTGACATCAGCGGCGCCAGAGCCACGGTCCTGCCCCCGGATGCCCGGCATTCCGACTATAACCTGATCCCGTTGACCATTGCCGACGGATGTCTTTACAAATGCCGGTTCTGCAAGGTGAAAAACAAAAAACCGTTCACTCCCCGGTCCCGGACCGATATCCAGCAACAGATCCAGGCACTGAAACTGCTGTACGGGCCGGATCTGATTAATTACAATGCGCTTTTTTTAGGAGAGCACGATGCTTTGTGCGCCCCCAAAGACCTGATCCTGTTTGCAGCCAACCAAAGTCATGACGCGTTCGGATTTGCCCACAGCTTTATGAAAACCCCACGCATGTATCTGTTCGGTAGCGTGGATTCCCTGCTCAACGCAGACATGACCTTGTTTGACGCTCTGAACCGCCTGCCCTTTGACACGTACATCAACATCGGCTTGGAATCCCATGACCAGGCCACCCTGGACCGGATCGGAAAGCCCATCACGGCAGAAAAAGTGAGCCTGGCATTCGACCGCATGGGTGAAATCAACCACACCTTTCCAAAAATCGAAATGACGGGTAATTTCATCATGGACGACCATTTACCCCCTACCCACATCCAATCCATGCTGGACCTGGTCAGAGACCGGATTTCCCGCCCCGTCCCCAAAGGCAGTATTTATCTGTCACCCCTTCGATTTGGAAAACCGTCCCGGGAAGTGCTCTATGATTTTTACCGCCTGAAAACGGCCAGCCGCCTGCCCATGTTTCTGTACATCATCCAGCGGCTGTAA
- a CDS encoding tRNA-queuosine alpha-mannosyltransferase domain-containing protein, whose protein sequence is MLFLEPFFGGSHQDFATGFTAHSRHDITLLTLAPEYWRWRMRTASLHFLQKIKQVRDYDLVFATDMMDVAQFKALAGPDCPPLVLYFHENQMSYPLSARARQRKPDIDAGLININSALAADQIWFNSHFHLTAFLKEVRHLIKQMPAPRPKNMVDQIQKKARVVYPGCRFPSTPDTLASAAQTPPLIIWNHRWDYDKQPDLFFKVLLRLKKKGILFGLVVLGEKYDRYPAVFDQARERLDNEIQVFGYEPSRKAYEKWLAAGQVVVSTAIQENFGISVVEAVRFGCFPLLPCRLSYPELMPEKLHPDIFFGTENQLVEKLSFHLQQPRACVDKRNELSRHMQAFSWEIRTLEFDDLLETIT, encoded by the coding sequence ATGCTTTTTCTGGAACCGTTTTTCGGGGGATCCCACCAGGATTTTGCCACCGGGTTTACGGCCCACTCCCGGCATGACATCACATTGCTGACCCTGGCACCGGAATACTGGCGGTGGCGGATGCGGACCGCGTCCCTGCATTTTTTGCAGAAAATCAAACAGGTCAGGGATTACGATCTGGTATTTGCCACAGATATGATGGATGTGGCGCAATTCAAAGCCCTGGCCGGACCTGATTGTCCGCCGCTGGTGTTGTATTTTCATGAAAATCAGATGTCTTATCCGCTTTCAGCCAGGGCACGGCAGCGAAAACCGGATATCGATGCCGGGTTGATCAATATCAATTCCGCCCTGGCTGCCGATCAAATATGGTTTAATTCACATTTTCATTTAACGGCATTTTTAAAGGAAGTCCGGCACCTGATTAAACAGATGCCGGCCCCCCGGCCCAAAAACATGGTGGATCAGATTCAGAAAAAAGCCCGGGTCGTGTATCCCGGGTGCCGGTTTCCGTCCACACCGGACACGTTGGCTTCCGCTGCCCAGACACCTCCGCTGATTATCTGGAACCATCGCTGGGATTATGACAAGCAGCCGGACCTGTTTTTCAAGGTGCTGTTGCGGCTCAAAAAAAAAGGCATCTTGTTTGGACTGGTCGTGCTGGGAGAAAAATATGATCGGTATCCGGCCGTGTTTGATCAGGCCAGAGAACGGCTGGACAATGAAATTCAGGTGTTCGGGTATGAACCCTCCCGAAAGGCATATGAAAAATGGCTGGCAGCAGGGCAGGTGGTGGTGTCCACGGCCATCCAGGAAAATTTCGGCATTTCCGTGGTGGAAGCGGTGCGGTTCGGGTGTTTTCCGTTGCTGCCCTGCCGGCTTTCCTATCCGGAACTTATGCCGGAAAAATTACACCCTGATATTTTTTTTGGCACGGAAAACCAGCTTGTGGAAAAACTGAGTTTTCATTTGCAGCAACCTCGTGCCTGTGTGGACAAGCGAAACGAATTGTCCCGGCATATGCAGGCATTTTCCTGGGAAATCCGGACCCTTGAGTTTGATGATCTTCTGGAAACAATCACTTGA
- a CDS encoding DUF134 domain-containing protein → MPRPKRPRYIDAVPRVTEFVPRGIVPAEEVILSLEEFEAVRLIDYDGLDQTQAADIMNVSRQTVGRILRAGRFKLAKAVVAGCRLTVSGGCYHIDDNRSGRGRRRHRGGGRCGRSDRS, encoded by the coding sequence ATGCCACGACCCAAACGACCCAGATATATCGATGCGGTTCCCCGGGTAACGGAGTTTGTCCCCCGGGGAATCGTGCCGGCCGAAGAAGTGATCCTGTCCCTGGAGGAGTTCGAGGCTGTGAGACTGATTGATTATGACGGCCTGGATCAGACACAGGCGGCCGATATCATGAATGTTTCCCGGCAAACCGTGGGCAGGATCCTTCGGGCCGGGCGATTCAAGCTGGCCAAAGCCGTGGTGGCAGGGTGCCGTCTCACAGTGTCGGGGGGATGTTATCACATCGATGATAACCGATCCGGCCGCGGAAGGCGTCGCCACAGGGGTGGGGGCCGGTGCGGCCGTTCCGACCGATCATAA
- a CDS encoding DUF5320 domain-containing protein — translation MPGLNRRGPENQGPMTGRGRGLCTGNAGYAGYDAGFGRGVGPGFGRGRRWAQGGFGGRGMGPRAVAPAAPESPDELKQRAEWLESELAAIRQQLNE, via the coding sequence ATGCCAGGATTGAACAGAAGAGGACCTGAAAATCAGGGCCCCATGACCGGTCGCGGCAGAGGGCTGTGTACTGGAAATGCCGGTTATGCCGGATACGATGCAGGATTCGGCCGGGGGGTCGGGCCGGGATTCGGCCGGGGCAGAAGATGGGCCCAGGGCGGTTTCGGCGGCAGAGGAATGGGACCCCGGGCCGTTGCTCCGGCGGCACCGGAATCCCCGGATGAACTGAAACAGCGGGCCGAATGGCTGGAATCCGAACTGGCTGCCATCCGGCAGCAGCTCAATGAATAA
- a CDS encoding type I glyceraldehyde-3-phosphate dehydrogenase, translated as MTYTIAINGYGRIGRCVVRALYESERFLGQLTLGAINEIGCSDTLFHLTRYDSTHGRFPLSVEKTGKNMRIGKDVIHLFQEKNIVNLPWKDLNIDVVLDCTGVYNDRESAALHLLSGAKKVIYSHPAKDEVDATIVFGVNHHTLKKEHTVISNASCTTNCLIPILHVLDTHLGIESGVTTTIHSAMHDQPVIDAYNKDLRKTRSALQSIIPVSTSLDKGIARILPHMAGRFETLAIRVPTVNVSMMDITMTVNTDTHARQVNDLLVAASQNALSGILGVSDEQLVSCDFNHDPRSAVIDLPQTRVSGRRLVKVQAWFDNEWAYANRMLDTTIAALTTA; from the coding sequence ATGACATATACGATTGCAATCAATGGATACGGCCGCATCGGCCGTTGTGTGGTCCGTGCCCTGTATGAATCCGAGCGTTTTCTGGGGCAATTGACACTTGGAGCCATCAACGAGATCGGCTGTTCCGACACCTTGTTTCATTTGACCCGGTATGACTCCACCCATGGCCGGTTTCCCTTGTCTGTGGAAAAAACAGGAAAAAACATGCGCATCGGGAAAGACGTCATCCATCTGTTTCAGGAAAAAAATATTGTCAATCTGCCCTGGAAAGATTTGAACATCGATGTGGTGCTGGACTGCACCGGGGTTTACAATGACCGGGAATCCGCTGCTTTGCATCTGCTGTCCGGGGCGAAAAAGGTGATTTATTCCCATCCGGCCAAAGATGAGGTGGATGCCACCATTGTGTTCGGGGTGAATCACCACACCCTGAAAAAAGAACACACGGTGATTTCCAATGCATCATGCACCACCAACTGTCTGATTCCCATTCTGCATGTCCTGGATACCCATCTGGGCATCGAGAGCGGGGTGACCACCACCATTCATTCAGCCATGCATGATCAACCCGTGATTGACGCATACAATAAAGACTTGCGCAAAACAAGGTCTGCCTTGCAGTCCATTATCCCGGTGTCCACCTCCCTGGACAAAGGTATTGCCAGAATTCTGCCGCACATGGCCGGCCGGTTTGAAACCCTGGCCATCCGGGTGCCCACCGTGAATGTGTCCATGATGGACATCACGATGACGGTGAATACGGATACCCATGCCCGGCAGGTCAATGATCTGCTTGTGGCGGCCTCTCAAAACGCATTGTCCGGGATTCTCGGGGTCAGTGATGAACAGCTGGTGTCCTGTGATTTTAACCATGATCCCCGATCCGCTGTGATCGATCTGCCCCAGACCCGGGTGTCCGGCCGCCGTCTGGTCAAGGTTCAGGCCTGGTTCGACAATGAATGGGCCTATGCCAACCGCATGCTGGACACCACCATTGCCGCGCTTACCACGGCCTGA
- a CDS encoding AAA family ATPase translates to MSLKLAFGGKGGVGKTTVTGLIARTIAALDKERAVIAIDADPVANLAAALGIDETQPITPVAELSDLIAERTGAKPGTMGGFFTLNPKVDDIPDRFSLEKDGVKLLVMGTVQQGGSGCICPESTILKALMNHLVLARNEVVVMDMEAGVEHLGRATSGSVDALVVVVNPGKRSRVAADKIRKLGQDIGIKNIVVLGNRVASEQDKTLIRESMPDYPILGFLPEMDEIIQADRDGTRPFDNPDNIPEEVVRIARKLMALDGSNA, encoded by the coding sequence ATGAGTTTAAAACTGGCATTCGGCGGCAAAGGCGGGGTGGGCAAAACCACGGTCACCGGTCTGATCGCCCGGACCATTGCCGCGCTGGACAAAGAACGCGCTGTGATCGCCATTGACGCGGACCCCGTGGCCAATCTGGCTGCGGCCCTGGGCATCGACGAAACCCAGCCCATCACACCCGTGGCTGAACTGTCCGATCTGATTGCTGAACGGACCGGTGCCAAACCCGGCACCATGGGCGGATTTTTCACCCTCAATCCCAAAGTGGATGATATTCCGGACCGGTTTTCTTTGGAAAAAGACGGGGTCAAGCTGCTGGTCATGGGAACGGTTCAGCAGGGCGGCTCCGGATGCATCTGTCCGGAAAGCACCATTTTAAAAGCCCTGATGAATCACCTGGTTCTGGCCCGCAATGAAGTGGTGGTCATGGATATGGAAGCCGGAGTAGAACATCTGGGCCGGGCCACTTCCGGATCCGTGGATGCCTTGGTGGTGGTGGTGAATCCGGGGAAACGCAGCCGGGTGGCAGCGGACAAAATCCGGAAGCTGGGACAGGATATCGGGATCAAAAATATTGTGGTCTTAGGCAACCGGGTCGCTTCTGAACAGGACAAGACCCTGATCAGAGAATCCATGCCCGATTACCCGATCCTGGGATTTTTGCCGGAAATGGATGAAATCATTCAGGCGGACCGGGACGGCACCCGGCCCTTTGACAATCCAGACAATATTCCGGAAGAAGTGGTCCGCATCGCCCGGAAGCTGATGGCTCTGGACGGATCAAACGCCTGA
- a CDS encoding mechanosensitive ion channel family protein: MDPENFNEWLASLPKGTEAVLHSFNITPTPLISVGIALGMILVIAVITHFLLHKGLRVFLERGAKKSQKIWKTALHDGPLFQRVAFTIQAVLIQVQAKLWLDPETLSLAVISMVTRLWIILFSLLTVYAILDALLDISRQNRSLRELPLRGIFQSIKLITAIMAMVFVASTIIGKSPVILFSGLGAMTAVLMLIFKDPIMGLVGGIQLSANRMLSVGDWLEMPKYGANGDVIDVTLTSVKVQNWDKTITTIPTYALISDSFKNWRGMQESGGRRIMRNIHIDATSVYFLSEEQIACLGKASLLTEYMDKRLEEINRHNTAQELDMTCPINGRRLTNLGTFRAYLDQYLRNHPGIHQGMTMMVRQLEPGADGVPIQIYAFANTTAWVEYEGIQSDIFDHVLAVVPQFGLRLHQTPTGHDIRAAVSSLEALKTFSSE, translated from the coding sequence ATGGATCCGGAAAATTTCAATGAATGGCTCGCATCTTTGCCCAAAGGGACTGAAGCGGTTTTACACAGTTTCAATATCACGCCCACCCCGTTGATTTCTGTGGGCATTGCCCTGGGAATGATTCTGGTCATTGCCGTTATCACCCATTTTCTTTTGCACAAAGGGCTTCGGGTGTTTTTGGAACGTGGTGCTAAAAAATCACAGAAAATCTGGAAAACCGCTCTGCATGACGGCCCGTTGTTTCAACGGGTGGCGTTTACCATCCAGGCGGTTTTAATTCAGGTTCAGGCAAAATTATGGCTGGATCCGGAGACCCTGTCACTTGCAGTCATTTCCATGGTGACACGGCTGTGGATCATTTTATTCAGCTTGTTGACGGTATATGCCATTTTAGATGCCCTGCTGGATATATCCCGCCAGAACCGGTCCTTACGCGAATTGCCTTTACGGGGTATTTTTCAGAGCATCAAACTCATTACCGCAATCATGGCAATGGTGTTCGTGGCATCCACCATCATCGGCAAATCCCCCGTGATCCTGTTCAGCGGTCTGGGTGCCATGACCGCTGTGCTGATGCTGATATTCAAGGACCCCATCATGGGGCTGGTGGGCGGCATCCAGTTGTCCGCCAACCGCATGCTCAGTGTGGGAGACTGGCTGGAAATGCCGAAATACGGGGCAAACGGAGATGTCATCGATGTCACATTGACATCGGTCAAGGTGCAGAACTGGGATAAAACCATCACCACCATTCCCACTTATGCCTTGATTTCCGATTCGTTCAAAAACTGGCGGGGAATGCAGGAATCCGGAGGCCGGCGGATCATGCGCAATATCCACATCGATGCGACCAGCGTTTACTTTCTTTCCGAAGAACAAATTGCCTGCCTTGGAAAAGCATCCCTGCTCACGGAATATATGGATAAACGTCTGGAAGAGATCAACCGCCACAATACCGCCCAGGAACTGGATATGACCTGCCCCATCAACGGCCGCCGCCTGACCAACCTGGGAACCTTCCGGGCTTATCTGGATCAGTATCTGCGCAATCACCCTGGAATTCACCAGGGAATGACGATGATGGTGCGGCAGTTGGAACCCGGCGCAGACGGGGTGCCGATCCAGATTTATGCCTTTGCCAACACCACGGCCTGGGTCGAATATGAAGGGATTCAAAGCGACATCTTCGATCATGTGCTGGCAGTGGTACCGCAGTTCGGATTGCGCCTTCACCAGACGCCAACGGGTCATGACATTCGTGCAGCAGTTTCTTCTTTGGAAGCCTTAAAAACTTTTTCGAGTGAATAA
- a CDS encoding dihydropteroate synthase gives MILFGESLNVISRVIGKEFKEPDPAKRNPEPIQAEVVRQKELGMDYIDINLGPAKKFGTELMPWVVNVVQEAVPGMPLLLDSSNIDAIEAGLKVCKPADAPHIVNSIMARPERYEKMVPLAAQYDADFVALMWGPEGLPRDENERAALAVELLYFANEAGIPNEKIWVDGIVTPVNIQQQQLMSLLNFQMMIDEIAPGAKSTCGLSNVSNGPPEHLRPILNQTYMVMLWKYGMKSVIADPLDKQLTAIAKGQRQDVVDLIWGMMDGNVPDISGLDKELADYAKTYKVIMGETLYSDSWLEI, from the coding sequence ATGATTCTATTTGGTGAAAGCCTGAATGTCATTTCCCGGGTCATCGGAAAAGAGTTCAAGGAACCGGATCCTGCCAAGCGGAACCCGGAGCCCATTCAGGCAGAAGTGGTCCGGCAGAAGGAACTGGGCATGGACTACATCGACATCAACCTGGGGCCTGCCAAGAAATTCGGCACCGAACTGATGCCCTGGGTGGTCAATGTGGTTCAGGAAGCGGTTCCGGGTATGCCCCTGCTGCTGGATTCTTCCAATATTGATGCCATTGAAGCCGGACTCAAGGTGTGCAAGCCGGCCGATGCTCCGCACATCGTTAACTCCATTATGGCCAGACCGGAACGGTATGAAAAAATGGTGCCCCTGGCGGCCCAGTATGATGCCGATTTTGTGGCCCTGATGTGGGGTCCTGAAGGGCTTCCCAGGGATGAAAACGAACGGGCCGCTCTGGCCGTGGAACTGCTGTATTTTGCCAATGAAGCCGGCATTCCCAATGAAAAAATCTGGGTGGACGGCATTGTGACCCCGGTGAATATTCAGCAGCAGCAACTCATGAGCCTGCTTAATTTCCAGATGATGATCGATGAGATCGCTCCGGGCGCCAAATCCACCTGCGGTCTGTCCAATGTATCCAATGGACCTCCGGAACATCTGCGGCCCATCCTGAACCAGACCTATATGGTCATGCTGTGGAAATACGGCATGAAATCAGTGATTGCCGATCCGTTAGACAAACAGCTCACGGCCATTGCCAAAGGCCAGCGCCAGGATGTCGTGGATCTGATCTGGGGCATGATGGACGGCAACGTGCCGGATATCTCCGGTCTTGACAAAGAACTGGCTGATTATGCCAAAACCTATAAAGTGATCATGGGCGAGACCCTGTATTCAGATTCATGGCTTGAAATCTAG
- the acsC gene encoding acetyl-CoA decarbonylase/synthase complex subunit gamma: MALTGIQIFKLLPKTNCKECGVPTCLAFAMNLASGKAELDSCPYVSDEAKEQLAEASAPPIRPVALGKGVRKTATGGETVLYRHEKTFFNPTVLAATVSSDTDLAALDTKLKIYNAFQYERVGLNLRPELLVVKDAGNGADAFAAVAEKIAKESEFNLVLMTEDAAVMKAGIDKAGFKRPLLYAATEANADEFGAMAKEAELPLAVKADSVEALIPLTEKLTGMGLKDLVIDSGSREIKQALEDQVAIRRAALKAGNKALGFPTIVFPCEMASNLDMETLIAGMYVAKYGGIVVMSDFATESLFPLLLERLNIFTDPQRPMTVTEGIFEINNPDENSPVLVTTNFALTYFIVSGEIEASKVPAWLLVKDSEGLSVLTAWAAGKFGGDDVGLFVKKCGIMDKVKHQELIIPGYAAAIAGDVEEELPGWTITVGPREAAHLPAFLKARK; encoded by the coding sequence ATGGCATTAACCGGTATACAGATATTCAAACTCCTGCCCAAGACCAACTGCAAGGAGTGTGGCGTTCCCACCTGCCTTGCATTTGCAATGAACCTGGCATCGGGGAAAGCGGAACTGGACAGTTGCCCCTATGTGTCGGATGAAGCCAAAGAACAGCTGGCGGAAGCATCCGCGCCTCCGATTCGTCCGGTCGCACTGGGCAAAGGGGTCCGAAAGACCGCAACCGGCGGTGAAACCGTTCTTTACAGACATGAAAAAACCTTTTTCAATCCCACGGTACTGGCCGCCACCGTGTCCTCGGACACGGATCTGGCCGCCCTGGATACCAAACTCAAAATTTACAACGCATTCCAGTATGAACGGGTGGGTCTGAATCTGCGCCCGGAACTGCTGGTGGTCAAAGATGCGGGCAACGGGGCAGACGCGTTTGCCGCGGTGGCTGAAAAAATCGCCAAAGAATCGGAATTCAACCTGGTACTCATGACCGAAGATGCAGCTGTCATGAAGGCCGGTATTGACAAAGCCGGATTCAAACGGCCGTTGCTCTATGCCGCCACTGAAGCCAATGCCGACGAATTCGGTGCCATGGCCAAGGAAGCGGAACTGCCCCTGGCTGTGAAAGCCGATTCCGTGGAAGCGCTGATTCCGCTGACGGAAAAACTCACGGGCATGGGGTTGAAAGACCTGGTCATCGATTCCGGATCCCGGGAAATCAAACAGGCCCTGGAAGACCAGGTCGCCATCCGCCGGGCCGCATTAAAAGCGGGCAACAAAGCCCTGGGATTCCCCACCATTGTGTTCCCGTGTGAAATGGCATCCAATCTGGACATGGAAACATTGATCGCGGGCATGTACGTGGCCAAATACGGCGGCATTGTGGTCATGTCGGATTTTGCCACGGAATCACTGTTCCCGCTGCTGCTGGAACGCCTCAATATTTTTACCGATCCCCAGCGGCCCATGACCGTGACCGAAGGCATCTTTGAGATCAACAATCCGGATGAAAATTCCCCCGTGCTGGTGACCACCAACTTTGCATTGACCTACTTTATCGTGTCCGGTGAAATTGAAGCCAGCAAAGTGCCGGCATGGCTGCTGGTCAAAGATTCCGAGGGCCTGTCCGTGCTTACGGCATGGGCCGCCGGAAAATTCGGCGGTGATGATGTCGGCCTGTTTGTGAAAAAATGCGGTATCATGGACAAGGTCAAACATCAGGAACTGATCATCCCGGGTTATGCCGCTGCCATTGCCGGGGATGTGGAAGAAGAACTGCCCGGCTGGACCATTACCGTGGGTCCCAGAGAAGCGGCCCATCTGCCGGCGTTCCTTAAAGCAAGAAAATAA